One window from the genome of Montipora foliosa isolate CH-2021 chromosome 5, ASM3666993v2, whole genome shotgun sequence encodes:
- the LOC138002434 gene encoding uncharacterized protein: MNYKNKEKPVNKDQTIDWTIEDLSWIVQITRAAKCIYDDIVKDMGIMNKRDVNTFVKKKSYIKKIDIDRLQYVAKSLIKTSPLIDPLQYLWEYNCSIYSVVKAWKSIHTKERNEDKERKSCGKPRWMINMERKMNNLRKHTSQICEELKRIRDNCELTPNMKKNQFWMIKEIKGRITIASLTILKERKINAIRALKRQKERKKTAHERFKTNQWFDVDEGSFYSHLNNIIKSTEANHHPQYTGKEKPPSTSQDATPATITREEFERFWRPIWESASEVPIEADWIKDIETALKQHITYPSGPITITKEIITNSIKNKRNWSSPGKDKITNYWIKKMDTFHGDIATALNIILTERLGIPAWLTVGRSVMIPKKDNPSAPDHCPITCLNTLYKLITSVIDHQLQLHEDKNNLMQIDQRGGKAKSMGTIDNLLINKMILEDAHFHKKNLSCTWVDVKKAFDSVSHQWIIKTLEMHGINADLIHLIKSIMKTWNINLGVTTNKVKEIIGPIKVNRGILRGDSFCVRLFTLSLNPIAWYLRSTEGYKLSHAPDRKITHALFVDDLKTYHRSEQKAVTVTSKLKKIFADIGLEWGINKCAAIHMKRGKLAPNDSTSEMPVSNDCSIPVIGSEDHYKFLGKYQNTQHLEDEVTEEASNQYENRLWAVWTSPLSIPRKVRATNVYAVPVLQYYIWTTDWCLSHLKELDRLTRKVINDCSGKHKHESTPLLYLQPQQGGKGLVELETLYKNTKLKIANYINNSKDQHIKLVKSFQLKKEQSHLRSIFKDAKKYAEELNIECDFENGKTILRNGDKEMRVSGKEPYKVKSIIYKANSDRHMRDTQRQPWVGKFVTQQWNDPQISNNSYGIFKQWKNIPDIVMSIDTSIRQQLLNTKTYRSQKLHEEVELSCRLYSEKQESVSHVLCGCSHIAQSLYKTRHDKMLRPVYHALLEKYGFDESDCSSPWHMQSHPQPSKENKEAKILSDIPWQLEKCPKDGANKPDISILDKENKEWSLVEGTICTPGTIAERTKCKQNKYLDLRLGIKNLYPGYKVKLITIVFDYLGAYYKDLDKELNVLFGPKVARLTIERSQKWVISQNCEIVERFSCM; this comes from the coding sequence ATGAACTACAAGAACAAAGAGAAACCAGTGAACAAAGACCAAACAATAGACTGGACAATTGAAGATCTTAGTTGGATTGTACAAATAACGCGAGCAGCCAAGTGTATCTATGATGACATTGTGAAAGACATGGGGATTATGAATAAGCGAGATGTAAACACctttgttaaaaagaaaagctacATCAAGAAAATAGACATAGATCGACTACAATACGTTGCAAAATCGCTCATCAAAACAAGCCCGTTAATTGACCCACTCCAGTACCTTTGGGAATACAACTGTTCAATTTACTCTGTTGTAAAAGCATGGAAATCAATTCACACCAAAGAAAGGAACGaggataaagaaagaaaaagttgtgGGAAACCGCGATGGATGATtaacatggaaagaaaaatgaacaATCTGCGAAAACATACCTCTCAGATATGCGAAGAGCTGAAGAGGATACGTGACAATTGTGAACTTACGCCaaatatgaagaaaaatcaATTCTGGATGATCAAAGAAATTAAAGGAAGAATAACCATCGCAAGCTTGACAATCTTAAAGGAAAGGAAGATTAATGCCATTCGAGCCCTGAaaagacagaaagaaagaaagaagacagCTCATGAAAGATTCAAGACCAACCAGTGGTTTGATGTAGATGAAGGTTCGTTCTACAGCCATTTAAACAACATTATCAAATCAACAGAAGCAAACCATCACCCACAGTATACTGgtaaagaaaagccaccctcAACTAGTCAAGATGCTACCCCCGCAACAATAACAAGAGAAGAATTCGAACGATTCTGGAGACCAATATGGGAGAGTGCAAGCGAAGTACCTATTGAAGCAGATTGGATAAAGGATATTGAAACTGCCCTTAAACAGCACATTACCTACCCAAGCGGACCTATAACGATAACTAAAGAAATAATCACCAACAGTATTAAAAACAAGAGAAATTGGTCTTCGCCAGGTAAAGATAAAATCACCAACTATTGGATAAAGAAAATGGATACCTTTCATGGAGACATCGCAACAGCACTGAACATTATACTTACAGAGAGACTAGGGATACCAGCTTGGCTTACCGTAGGAAGAAGTGTTATGATTCCGAAGAAGGACAACCCATCCGCTCCTGACCACTGTCCAATAACCTGTTTAAACACCTTGTACAAGCTCATCACGTCAGTGATTGACCATCAACTACAGCTACACGAGGACAAGAACAATCTAATGCAAATCGATCAAAGAGGAGGCAAAGCAAAATCAATGGGCACCATAGATAATCTGCTGATTAATAAGATGATATTAGAAGACGCCCACTTCCACAAGAAAAACCTATCCTGCACTTGGGTAGACGTAAAAAAGGCATTCGATTCCGTCTCACACCAGTGGATTATCAAAACCCTTGAAATGCATGGCATAAATGCAGACCTCATACATCTTATTAAATCTATTATGAAAACATGGAACATCAATCTGGGAGTAACCACTAACAAGGTCAAAGAAATCATTGGCCCCATCAAGGTCAACAGGGGAATTCTACGAGGAGACTCTTTTTGTGTACGGCTTTTTACTCTATCACTTAACCCAATTGCATGGTACCTTAGGAGCACAGAAGGATATAAACTATCACATGCCCCAGACAGAAAAATCACCCACGCCCTTTTTGTTGATGATTTGAAAACTTATCATCGATCTGAACAAAAGGCAGTAACTGTGACAAGCAAGCTGAAGAAGATCTTTGCAGACATTGGCTTAGAATGGGGAATTAACAAGTGCGCTGCAATACATATGAAACGAGGAAAACTGGCACCCAACGACAGCACCTCAGAAATGCCTGTAAGTAACGACTGCTCCATCCCAGTGATAGGCAGCGAAGATCATTACAAATTCTTAGGAAAGTACCAGAATACTCAGCATCTAGAGGATGAAGTTACTGAAGAGGCTTCCAATCAGTACGAGAATCGGCTTTGGGCAGTTTGGACTTCTCCATTGTCAATACCACGAAAAGTTCGTGCAACCAATGTTTATGCCGTACCTGTCTTACAGTACTATATATGGACCACCGATTGGTGTCTTAGTCACCTCAAAGAACTCGACAGGCTAACAAGGAAAGTGATCAATGACTGTAGTGGAAAGCATAAGCATGAATCAACACCATTGCTTTACTTACAGCCACAACAAGGAGGGAAAGGATTAGTGGAATTAGAAACATTGTACAAGAACACCAAGTTAAAAATAGCGAACTACATTAACAACTCAAAAGACCAGCATATCAAACTCGTAAAGTCATTCCAgctgaaaaaagaacaaagccaTTTAAGATCTATATTTAAAGATGCCAAGAAGTACGCAGAAGAACTGAACATAGAGTGTGATTTTGAAAACGGAAAAACAATCTTGAGAAACGGCGACAAAGAAATGCGCGTAAGCGGTAAGGAACCATACAAAGTAAAGAGCATTATATATAAGGCGAACTCCGACAGGCACATGAGAGATACACAGAGACAGCCCTGGGTTGGGAAATTTGTGACTCAACAATGGAATGATCCCCAAATATCAAATAATTCATATGGCATCTTTAAACAGTGGAAGAACATTCCAGACATTGTAATGTCAATCGACACAAGTATCAGGCAACAACTCCTAAACACCAAGACCTACAGATCCCAGAAGTTGCACGAAGAAGTAGAACTGTCCTGCCGACTCTATTCTGAGAAACAGGAGAGTGTATCACACGTACTTTGTGGCTGCTCACATATAGCTCAGTCACTTTACAAAACTCGCCATGACAAAATGCTTCGCCCTGTCTATCATGCTCTCCTTGAAAAATATGGTTTCGATGAATCGGATTGTTCTTCTCCATGGCATATGCAATCCCACCCTCAgccaagcaaagaaaacaaagaagcaaagaTATTATCGGACATACCATGGCAACTTGAAAAATGTCCTAAGGATGGTGCAAACAAGCCAGATATAAGTATACTAGACAAGGAGAACAAAGAATGGTCTCTAGTGGAAGGTACGATATGCACACCAGGAACAATTGCTGAAAGAACCAAGTGCAAACAGAACAAGTACTTAGACCTTAGATTGGGAATAAAGAACTTGTATCCAGGCTACAAAGTGAAGCTTATCACCATAGTATTTGACTATCTTGGTGCATACTACAAAGACCTAGACAAAGAACTGAATGTGTTATTTGGGCCGAAAGTGGCAAGGTTGACAATTGAACGGTCCCAGAAATGGGTTATTTCTCAGAACTGTGAGATCGTTGAGAGATTTTCGTGCatgtaa